The DNA segment ACTTCTTGATTATGAATAAAATTCTCTTCTTAATCGAGATTTAACCCCCCTTTAGGGGGGCAGGGGGGCGATTACATATATATAATAAGGTATACTATTTCTTATGATATTTTGTAAAAACACTCCTCAGTTTCATTCTGAGTACTCCCCACAGTGCTTCGTTAAAGATCCCGCCTGTCATTTTTGAGGCGCCCAGTTTACGGTCTGTGAAGATAATTGGCACTTCAACTATTTTGTATCCCATTTTCCAGGCAGTGAATTTCATCTCAATCTGGAAACCATATCCGACTGATTTTATATGTCCGGGTTTAATATTCTCGAGAACTTCTTTCCGGTAACATTTGAATCCGGCAGTAGTGTCCATTATTCTCATACCTGTAATTACCCTTACATATATTGACGCGACATAAGACATAAGCACCCTGGACAGTGGCCAGTTAACAACATTTACCCCGCTGATATATCTGGAGCCTATAGCCAGGTCTGCGCCATCAATCTCGCAGGCATTATAAAGCCGTACTAGGTCGCGTGGGTCGTGAGAGAAGTCGGCATCCATCTCATATATATATTTGTAGTTTCTGCTCAGAGCCCATTCAAAGCCGGCAATATAGGCTGTTCCCAGACCCAGTTTCCCTGGCCTTTCAATAAGGTGAAGGTTACTGATGGATGGCTGAAGCGATTTAACTATGTCGGCTGTCCCGTCGGGAGAGTTGTCATCAATTATAAGAATGTCGAATGAAACCGGAAGATCTGATATGGCTTTTATGATAGCCTCAATATTCTCTTTTTCCTTGTATGTTGGGATGATAACGATATTCGACATAGGCTTTAAATATTTACGAAAATAGCACTTTTCAACCGACCTCAATTTAATTACTGAAATTATTTCAGAAAATAGATGAAAAAATATATCAAATTCTTTGGAAGAAATATTTGAAGCGTTATCTTTGTCGTCCCAAAAGAAAATATAGTTCTTTGAAATTATGAAGTAAACAACCAGACGAGATATGGAAATATCTAGTCAAGATAACTTGTTAGTATTTTGAATTGAGATTTCGGGATTGATTTTTGTAAAGAGATTTAAGAATAAATTTTTACAATGAAGAGTTTGATCCTGGCTCAGGATGAACGCTAGCGGGAGGCTTAACACATGCAAGTCGAGGGGCATCACGGGTAGCAATACCTGGTGGCGACCGGCAGACGGGTGAGTAACGCGTATGTAACCTACCCTGTACAGGGGATAGCCCGGAGAAATTCGGATTAATACCCCATAATGATATCTGGAGGCATCTTTGGATATTTAAAGCTTCGGCGGTACGGGATGGGCATGCGTGACATTAGCTAGTTGGTAAGGTAACGGCTTACCAAGGCTGCGATGTCTAGGGGTCCTGAGAGGGTGATCCCCCACACTGGTACTGAGACACGGACCAGACTCCTACGGGAGGCAGCAGTGAGGAATATTGGTCAATGGGCGCAAGCCTGAACCAGCCATCCCGCGTGAAGGAAGAAGGCGCTATGCGTCGTAAACTTCTTTTCCGGAGGAATAAAATCTTGTACGCGTACAGGACTGAAGGTACCTTGGGAATAAGCATCGGCTAACTCCGTGCCAGCAGCCGCGGTAATACGGAGGATGCGAGCGTTATCCGGATTTATTGGGTTTAAAGGGTGCGTAGGCGGATTAATAAGTCAGTGGTGAAAACCTTCAGCTTAACTGGAGAACTGCCATTGATACTGTTAGTCTTGAGTACGGTCAAGGTAGGCGGAATGTGTAATGTAGCGGTGAAATGCTTAGATATTACACAGAACACCGATTGCGAAGGCAGCTTACTGGGCCATTACTGACGCTGATGCACGAAAGCGTGGGGAGCGAACAGGATTAGATACCCTGGTAGTCCACGCCGTAAACGATGATCACTCGCTGTTGGCGATACACAGTCAGCGGCTAAGCAAAAGCATTAAGTGATCCACCTGGGGAGTACGGCCGCAAGGCTGAAACTCAAAGGAATTGACGGGGGCCCGCACAAGCGGAGGAACATGTGGTTTAATTCGATGATACGCGAGGAACCTTACCTGGGCTTAAATGTAGAGTGCATGGGGTAGAAATATCCCTTTCCTTCGGGACTCTTTACAAGGTGCTGCATGGTTGTCGTCAGCTCGTGCCGTGAGGTGTCGGGTTAAGTCCCATAACGAGCGCAACCCTTATCGTTAGTTGCCAGCGGGTAATGCCGGGAACTCTAACGAAACTGCCGGTGTAAACCGTGAGGAAGGTGGGGATGACGTCAAATCAGCACGGCCCTTATGTCCAGGGCTACACACGTGTTACAATGGCCGGTACAGAGGGCAGCTACCTGGAGACAGGATGCGAATCTCGAAAGCCGGTCTCAGTTCGGATCGGAGTCTGCAACTCGACTCCGTGAAGCTGGATTCGCTAGTAATCGCGCATCAGCCATGGCGCGGTGAATACGTTCCCGGGCCTTGTACACACCGCCCGTCAAGCCATGGAAGCTTGGGGTACCTGAAGTCCGTCACCGTAAGGAGCGGCCTAGGGTAAAACAAGTGACTGGGGCTAAGTCGTAACAAGGTAGCCGTACCGGAAGGTGCGGCTGGAACACCTCCTTTCTGGAGAAAATCAATACTTAACTGTGCTCCGATAGAAAATGGACATAGTTACATATCCGTCTGGTATACTTCATTATTATATAATACAGGAGAATGTACAACCAATCTAAGTGTACGGAAGTATAATTCAGTCCCGTAGCTCAGTTGGTTAGAGCACTACACTGATAATGTAGGGGTCCGCGGTTCAACTCCGCGCGGGACTACTAAGATTGGGGAATTAGCTCAGTTGGCCAGAGCACCTGCCTTGCACGCAGGGGGTCAAGGGTTCGACTCCCTTATTCTCCACAATTTGGGGTTCGCCCCCCAACCCCCCTAAAGGGGGGCTAAAAGTCCCCTTCAGGGGATTTAGGGGCAATTCCGAAAAAGTTCTTTGACATATTGGTAAGAAAGTTAGTAAATTTGATTAACTCAAGAAAGTAAATAAGAGCGCATGGTGAATGCCTTGGCTCTCAGAGGCGAAGAAGGACGTGACAAGCTGCGATAAGCAACGGGGAGGAGCAAATATCCGATATATCCGTTGATTTCCGAATGGGGCAACCCACCAGGATGAAGACCTGGTACCCGTAGTGATACGAGGAGCAAACCCGGAGAACTGAAACATCTTAGTACCCGGAGGAAAGAAAACAAAAGTGATTCCCTTAGTAGTGGCGATCGAACGGGGAATAGCCCAAACCAAGGACGTTTTGGCGTTTTTGGGGTTGAAGGACCAGTGACATTATTATTAATATGAAATGGAACATTTCTGGAAAGTAAGACCGTAGAAGGTGAAAGTCCCGTACGTGTAAGTATTAATAATATAATTGGTATCCTGAGTAGGTCGGGACACGAGAAATCCTGATTGAAACTGCCGGGACCATCCGGTAAGGCTAAATACTTCTGAGAGACCGATAGTGAACCAGTACCGTGAGGGAAAGGTGAAAAGTACCCCGAACAGGGGAGTGAAATAGTACCTGAAACCGTGCGCTTACAACCTGTCGGAGCCAGACTTAGGTTTGGTGACGGCGTGCCTTTTGCATAATGAGCCTACGAGTTACACCTCTCTAGCAAGGTTAAGACTTTAAGAGTTGGAGCCGAAGCGAAAGCGAGTCTGAATAGGGCGTATAGTTAGAGGGGGTAGACGCGAAACTTTGTGATCTATCCTTGGTCAGGCTGAAGTTCCGGTAACACGGGATGGAGGGCCGAACTAGTTGACGTTGAAAAGTCTTTGGATGAACTGAGGATAGGGGTGAAAGGCTAATCAAACTGAGAAATAGCTCGTACTCCCCGAAATGCATTTAGGTGCAGCCTCGTGGTGAGTCTTGCAGAGGTAGAGCTACTGATAGGGCTAGAGGGCTTCACCGCCTATCAACCCCTGACAAACTCCGAATGCTGCAAGATATACACGGGAGTGAGCCTGCGGGTGCTAAGGTCCGTGGACGAAAGGGAAAGAACCCAGACCATCAGCTAAGGTCCCAAAATATATGCTAAGTTGATTAAACGAGGTGCGACTGCTTTGACAGCTAGGATGTTGGCTTGGAAGCAGCCATTCATTTAAAGAGTGCGTAACAGCTCACTAGTCGAGCGGTTGTGCGTGGATAATAATCGGGCATAAGCATATTACCGAAGCTATGGACTCAACGCTTTGAGCGTTATTGGTAGGGGAGCATTCCAGTCAGCGCAGAAGATGTATTGTAAAGTATGTTGGAGCGGCTGGAAAAGAAGATGTAGGCATAAGTAACGATAAGACAGGTGAGAAACCTGTCCACCGAAAGACTAAGGTTTCCTGATCAACGCTAATCGGATCAGGGTTAGTCGGGTCCTAAGGGTAAGCCGAACGGCGATCTCGATGGACAACTGGTTAATATTCCAGTACCACCGTGTACTGCGAAGGGGTGACGGAGTAGTGAAAGATCCGCGTACTGACGGAATAGTACGTTAAAGGGTGTAGTTATATATTAAGGTTAATAGCTTTGGTATGATGAACCTGACAGTACCGCGAGCCTTCGGGCAAGCGGATAGTGATCCTAAACAGACTTCCAAGAAAAACCTCTAAGCTTCAGGTACATGGTGCCCGTACCACAAACCGACACAGGTAGTCGAGGAGAGAATCCTAAGGTGCTCGAGTGATCCGTGGCTAAGGAACTAGGCAAATTAGACCTGTAACTTCGGGAAAAGGTCTCCCTCGCAAGAGGGACGCAGATAAATGGCCCAGGCGACTGTTTAGCAAAAACACATGGCTTTGCGAAATCGAAAGATGAAGTATAAGGCCTGACACCTGCCCGGTGCTGGAAGGTTAAGAGGGGGGTTATTGTCCTTCGGGATGAGAAGCTCTGAATTGAAGCCCCAGTAAACGGCGGCCGTAACTATAACGGTCCTAAGGTAGCGAAATTCCTTGTCGGGTAAGTTCCGACCTGCACGAATGGTGTAACGATCTGGGCACTGTCTCAGCCACGAGCTCGGTGAAATTGTAGTCCCGGTGAAGATGCCGGGTACCCGCAACGGGACGGAAAGACCCCGTGAACCTTTACTATAGCTTAACATTGATTTTGGGTAAATAATGTGTAGGATAGGTCGGAGACTATGAACCAGTTTCACCAGGAATCGGGGAGTCACCCTTGAAATACGACCCTTTATTTATCTGGAACCTAACCCCGCAAGGGGAGACATTGTTTGGTGGGTAGTTTGACTGGGGTGGTCGCCTCCAAAAGAGTAACGGAGGCTTCTCAAGGTGCCCTCAGCACGATTGGTAACCGTGCGCAGAGTGCAATGGCATAAGGGCGCTTGACTGTGAGACCGACAAGTCGATCAGGTACGAAAGTAGAGCATAGTGATCCGGTGGTTCCGTATGGAAGGGCCATCGCTCAAAGGATAAAAGGTACTCCGGGGATAACAGGCTGATCGCCGCCAAGAGCTCATATCGACGCGGCGGTTTGGCACCTCGATGTCGGCTCGTCAC comes from the Bacteroidales bacterium genome and includes:
- a CDS encoding polyprenol monophosphomannose synthase, with amino-acid sequence MSNIVIIPTYKEKENIEAIIKAISDLPVSFDILIIDDNSPDGTADIVKSLQPSISNLHLIERPGKLGLGTAYIAGFEWALSRNYKYIYEMDADFSHDPRDLVRLYNACEIDGADLAIGSRYISGVNVVNWPLSRVLMSYVASIYVRVITGMRIMDTTAGFKCYRKEVLENIKPGHIKSVGYGFQIEMKFTAWKMGYKIVEVPIIFTDRKLGASKMTGGIFNEALWGVLRMKLRSVFTKYHKK